In the Telopea speciosissima isolate NSW1024214 ecotype Mountain lineage chromosome 2, Tspe_v1, whole genome shotgun sequence genome, one interval contains:
- the LOC122650393 gene encoding uncharacterized protein LOC122650393: protein MKGNVNGSEVQDGDYCGYQQNTFTTYGDLRSAVPVSDRKDVVVCPKPRRLCGFNHVVHDPRPLRWQLSSHQAELCDSKGGSELLDLILTKGVYGAEQSSSTTQLASSPPFFNGSPPSRATNPLIQDARLVKKTIKLHNLGRRSLLSREQQTRGLQTISSLVD from the exons ATGAAGGGAAACGTCAATGGTAGCGAGGTCCAGGACGGAGACTATTGCGGATACCAGCAGAACACCTTTACAACCTACGGAGACTTGAGGAGCGCCGTTCCCGTCTCCGATAGGAAAGATGTGGTTGTTTGCCCTAAACCTCGGCGACTTTGTGGCTTCAACCATGTCGTTCACGACCCTAGGCCTTTGAGATGGCAGTTAAG CAGTCATCAAGCGGAGCTCTGCGATTCCAAGGGAGGGTCGGAACTTCTTGATCTTATCCTCACAAAG GGTGTGTATGGTGCTGAACAGTCGTCGTCCACCACTCAGTTGGCCTCGTCGCCCCCTTTTTTCAATGGATCACCGCCGAGCAGGGCTACCAACCCATTAATCCAAGATGCCCGTCTTGTAAAAAAAACCATCAAGCTACATAATCTAGGACGGCGTTCACTACTCTCTCGCGAGCAGCAAACCAGAGGATTGCAGACGATATCCTCTTTGGTGGACTGA
- the LOC122652929 gene encoding glutathione S-transferase DHAR2-like: MALEICCKAAAGAPDILGDCPFCQRVLLALEEKKIPYEVRLINVSDKPQWFLEANPEGKVPLIKFEDKWIPDSDVITQLLEEKFPDPPLSPPPEFASVGSKIFPCFFKFLKSKDPSDGSEQELLNALTDLEEHLKAHGPYIHGDKITAVDVSLAPKLYHMEVALGHFKGWSVPEHFTHVRNYMKLLFSRESFEKTKAEKEHVVAGWAPKVNA; encoded by the exons ATGGCTTTGGAAATCTGTTGCAAGGCTGCCGCTGGTGCTCCCGATATTCTTGGAGACT GCCCTTTCTGCCAAAGGGTTCTTCTAGCTctggaggagaagaaaattccATATGAGGTGCGCTTGATCAATGTTAGCGACAAGCCTCAGTG GTTCTTGGAGGCGAACCCAGAAGGGAAAGTGCCGTTGATCAAATTCGAAGATAAATGGATCCCCGACTCCGATGTCATCACCCAGCTTTTGGAGGAAAAATTCCCCGACCCacctctctcccctcctccgGAATTTGCTTCAGT GGGATCGAAAATTTTCCCCTgttttttcaagtttttgaagagCAAGGATCCCAGTGATGGCTCCGAACAGGAATTGCTGAACGCTCTGACTGACTTGGAGGAGCATCTCAAAGCCCAT GGGCCGTATATTCATGGGGATAAAATTACTGCTGTTGATGTAAGCTTGGCACCTAAACTGTACCATATGGAGGTTGCTCttggtcatttcaaagggtggAGTGTCCCGGAACATTTCACTCATGTTAGAAACTACATGAAG TTGCTTTTCTCTCGGGAGTCATTTGAGAAGACCAAGGCTGAAAAGGAACATGTAGTTGCAGGATGGGCACCCAAGGTTAATGCATGA